TTGACCGAACCAGCCGCTGGATTGCGAGACGTAGAGCCGATCGGGGTCGGCGGGCGAGCCTTTCATATGGTAAATCTCCCAGCCTGCGAAGTGCGGTCCCGCCACGCTCCACGCCTCCCGTTTGCCGTCCGCGCTCAGAATGAACGCCCCTTTGCGGGTGCCAACCAGGACCCGTACGTTCATCGCTTCATCCCTCCAACTCTAAGCTTTTAAGGCCACACCCAGCAGCCATTTACCTGTAGCGGCGTGGCGTCTCCCTCCCGCCATCGCCGCTGTACTTCCGCCAGCAGTTGCTCTCGGTTCTTTTCCATCCGCTCCAACAACGCAACAGGCACGGCCGTGGCCTCGTAGCGCGCGCCCCAAATCAACAGATCCAGCAGCACCGGCGCCAAATCGATTCCCTTACGCGTCAGTCGATAATTGAGCCTGCGCCTATCTGCGCGGTCCACTCGTTTCTCGACAATCCCGCTTGCTACCAACTGCTTGAGCCGATCGGCCAGGATATTGGTGGCAATTCCTTCGCCCGATCGCAAAAAGTCCTGGTAGGTTCGAAAGCCTCGGACCATCAGGTCGCGAACAATCAGCAACGACCAGCGATCGCCCAACAGCTCCAAAGATATGCTTACCGGGCATCCCGAACGCGGCTGCGACTCGGCCCTCCTCGCCATGTTTCGCCTAAACCTAATCGGATAACTTGCAAAACACAAGTGGTCTTCCCCCGCGTCATGCCACTGAGCCTAAGCTGCCGGACCAAGCAAAAGATCGAGTTGCGAGCGAGGCTTCTAAAACCTCCCGATTATTGTTAAACGACGATCAGATTCGATTGCGAAACAAGGAGCAGATTTCGATGCTCGCACGAGAGGACAACGAGCTTTTGAC
This DNA window, taken from Candidatus Binataceae bacterium, encodes the following:
- a CDS encoding helix-turn-helix domain-containing protein — protein: MARRAESQPRSGCPVSISLELLGDRWSLLIVRDLMVRGFRTYQDFLRSGEGIATNILADRLKQLVASGIVEKRVDRADRRRLNYRLTRKGIDLAPVLLDLLIWGARYEATAVPVALLERMEKNREQLLAEVQRRWREGDATPLQVNGCWVWP